acatacaagggaatattcctcaactataaaaaagaatgaaatattgccatttgcaatgacatggatggagctagagaacattatgctaagggaaataagttagtgaaagacaaataatagcatatgatttcactcatgcggaatttaagaaaaaaaaaccaaatcaacatgggggaaaaaggagtgaaggaaaccataaaatagtttcttaactatagagaataaacttaGGGTTGCTGCAGTGGAGGttggtgggggaatgggttaagttgccaatgggtattgaggagggcacatgtggTGGTGGTtattgggtgttgtatataaatgATCAATCAGTAAGTtctacagctgaaactaatattatgctgtatgttaactaactggaagttaaataaaaaatgactatcatcgatagtgctgctataaacattggggtgcatgtgtcccttcgaaacagcatacctgtatcccatggatacataccaagtagtgcaattgctgggtcatagggtagttatatttttaattttgtgaggaccctccatactgtattccagggtggatgcaccagcttgcattcccaccagcagtgcaaaagagatcctctttctccgcatccttgccaatatctgttgttacctgagttgttaatgttagccattctgacaggagtaaggtggtatctcattgtggtttttatttgtatttccctaatgatgtactgtatgctaactaatttggatgtaaatttaaaaaatgaaattaaataaaaacttgaaactatcaaaaaataaggtttacataaaatgaaataaattgtcctctaaagaaaaaaaaaggaactaaactATAGTATCCTGATATAGGCACCCCCTGACAGTTTCCTTACTACCACTTCAAATCTTAATATGGCATTCCCAAAAGGTTCCAAAACAGATCTGATTTCAACTTTTCAGCATCCTCTAGGATTCCCTCAATTTGCTCTCATTCACCTAGATAGCTTGACCTTCTTGCAGGAAGACCTCAGCTTGAAGATACCTGGTGTAACAGGAAGAAGAGGCAGATATCTTTGCTATACAGTCCTAAAGTCAGAAACTAATGAGAATTGCTTGCTTATAGTTTCACAGCTAGGAAGTTGCCAATATGGCCATAGATTCTATTTTTCTAAGTCCTCACCTAACAGTAATATATCTTGGTAATAGAACTTCTTCTAAATTTTAGAGAATAACTACCatggactgaatgcttgtgtcaTAGTTGAATtaatatgttgaaacctaatcaccagtgtgatggtgtttggaggaTGGGCttttgagaggtgattaggtcatgagaatTGAGCCTTCATAAAtgggattaatgtccttataatAGAGAACctagagagctcccttgccccttcttcCATAtgtggacacagtgagaagacagtcATTTATCAATTAGAAAGCAGCCCTTTACCAGATACCAGCCCTttgtcagcaccttgatcttgggcttcctagccaccaaaactgtgagaaataaatgtttgttgtttagtCCTCCCAGTCAATCGTATGTTTGTTATAgaagcccaaatggactaagacattTTCATGGACTACACTTCCccagcctgctttggtttccccAAATCTCAACTAATTAAGAGAAAGGAGGGGCAAAACAATGCCCCAAGGTTCTCTGCAAACACGCTTTCCCATACAATCTAAGGTCAAGTTGGAGGAAGTGTGGTATAATATTAATAAGTGTACACACATTATGGTAAAGTTGATGGGTAATCTTCAGTCTTCTTTCAGTCAGCACTACAGGTATTTATTCTTCAACTACCCTGTGATAATTGTgggcttttgaaatattttatttgaatataaaggAGACCTGGGCTACCAGAGTTTCAATAATTTTCCAACTACAATGTCATATGTATAAGACAGTTTATGTGCCAGGGAATGTAAAAGTAGCTTTGCACTGATTGTGACATAATCACGTCACAGCTTTCCTGTGAAACAGATGTTACTAACCACActatataaatgaggaaactgttAAACAGAGAAGTTATGCCACTTGCCTGAGTCCTCCCAAGTAGAAAGTGGCAGAAcctagatttgaatccaggcctaTCAGACTCTAAGCCGATGCTCTTCATTGTTGTCAGACTGCCTTTCTTTAAAGAGATTACTATTCCAAAAAGTTGCTaagctttttccttttaagaggttcttttatataaaacaaatttaattttaagtgttctgtcaggaaaaaaatatatagattgtaaaaaggtaaaacatatggggcacctgggtggctcagtcagttaagtgtccaacttcggctcaggtcatgatcttgtggtctgtgagtttgagccccacatcaggctctgtgctgacagcttggagcctggagcctgcttcagattctgtgtctccttctctctctgaccctcccccactcacactctctctttctctctctctcaaaaataaataaacattaaaaaagtttaaggTAAAACATAGGTTAACTTATTTTTAAGGAAGTTGTTGgcttatgaaaaaataaaaattaaactgcaCTTTCAGGCTTCCAAATACTGTACACAGTTGAAATCATTAGGCTGTGtggtaaaacagaaaaaaaaataaccacatgaTATATTTCTTACTTGGGATCCTGGTTCTGTCATGTacatactagctgtgtgatcctgggcaagttaccaaaatatatataaattacctATATGTTCAGAGTGGCCTATATGTCCAGAAGATTCAATGAGATCAGGTATATAAGGTGACTGATGATGTCTGGTATGTGGAAGACGCTCAACAGATGGTAAATGTTATTGTTATGGCTATTATTAAGAACAACACTAATGGGGTAAAGAAGTACAAAAGAGAAGGTAAATTAAAACTGGTTTGTGTGAGGATCTTAATAGTATGATTCATTGTTACTTTAAGCATGTTTTAGGAAAgaacaacacagaaaaatgtgTAGATTCACAATAGTAAATGAATACTAATGATGATGACAGAGTCCTCTTCTGTTAGGGCTAGGTGCCAGAGAGATTCTGCCTATACTCTGTTactgcttttcattttgaagCAGAGAGCTATAAGATGGAGGGAGTTAAGAGAATTTGGTTCCTTATATTGGTTGAGAATAGCCTGGAAGCACGTTAAGtccagattttttaatttttttgtattatttatttttgacagagagagagaaagaaagaacacaaatgggagaggggcagagagagagggagacagaggatccaaagcaggctctgtgctgacagcagaaagcccaaggtagggccaaacccacaaacttcaagatcatgacctgagctgaaatcagaggcttaaccaactgagccacccagatgccccttaagtCCAGATTATACTTAAATACTGTGGTTGAAAAAATCAAAGTGTCTAGCTATTAGCAAGGAAAAATAGCAAACATCCATGTCCTGCtattcaaattcacagaaacatgtTTTTCAGAGAAATCTTGGTCTTAAGAGATGTTCTGAGGTGGGCTTTCACCTCTCTTTTGAGATTATTTGAAGCAGATCTAAACAACTGAATATGTGAAGCAGTGTAGAAATAACACCTATTTTTACACAGGTTTGAAGTtgctttacatttaaatctgAATGTCTcttctttataaacatttttaaaacttgatcaATATTCCACTTGatgttttaataaagtatttactTTTAGAAAAAGTAGTTGGCTGAGTTACTGCATACTGTGACTTCTCAGCCATCATCTCTTGGGGAAATGATTGACTTGCTTTGCCAGTTATGCATGGAAAGCACCACTCATCTATTGACAGCTTCCAAAACTGCAAGTAAAAACCATCACAGGAATAATCTATGTTCAAGTGGATGAACCTAGTCAATTTAGTCTTATTTTAGTAATGGGAAATGCCATGCTTCCCATAAGACTAATAATTCCTgaacaaaatcattttaaatgtcagGAGAAAGCTTCCATGATTATATTCCATGGGAAAAAAACTAAGCAATTTAAACATGACAAAGACAGCATAACATTCGGCAAATAGTTGACCTCAAACTACCAATTTGAAGCAAAAAATCTCAAATTACTTCAAAGTGTGAGTtaagtgatggggcacctgggtggctcagtcagttaagcagtggacttgctcaggtcatgatcttgcagtttgtgttttcgagccccacattgggctatgcgCTGACAGTTAAGAACCTGgggcctgatttggattctgtttctccctttctctgctactcccccactcttgctctgtctctgtctctcaaaattaaatgaacattaaaaaaaataaaacaaagaaaccaaaaaaagcaaaaaaacacagTATGAGTTAAGTGACCCAGGTTTCATGTTTAACTGGATATCAAACACAGCTTTTTACAccaaaaaaagctttttaaaaattttataaaatgaatgtatACATTACCTGgtaattgttttggttttgtgaTAACTTCAATTGGTTTGATGATGCgaaatgtgaagaaaaattaCTCCGTGATGGATTTGTATTACTGTACATCGTAGTAGCTACTGAATGCAATGAGGTCCGTGGTGTCAAATGGTAGTCTCTGCTTTGATAGAGTACATTGTCTGCCAAGTCTCTAATATTCACCATTTGTGAATTTGGCATATTTCTTCCTGGTCCAGGAAGTACTGTACTTTGGTTCTCTGCTCCAAGGGATCTGCCACTTTCATAAAATCTTGAGTAGCTTGGTATCTGTGCTCCCATCAATGCCAACTCTTCTTCTTTGGCATACTCATCATCAGCATCTCCAGTCTCCATTGCAATGGACAAACAAGTTCCTTCTGCTGAACTAGGCTTCTGTGGGGCATTTCCTCCCAGAATTCTCTGGGGGTAATCACTAACAGCCAATGAAAATACTTCACGGATTTCCAAGTTTTGCGTTCTACAGTAAGGGTCTCTAATAGGTGGCTTTTGCCCACATAAGTTTTGTGATGCTAGACTCATGTGTTCAGGCTTATATGACCTCTGAATTCCAACTGGTTCAATTTTGCAAGGTCGGTGGCACATAGATGGCTTTTGAGGTACCATCATCTCAGAGGCCTGCATTGAAGAGCTTCCATAGTTTTTCTTTGTGTGACTGTATACTGAATTTCCAGCATTTAGCACACTTGTCTGTCTTGACAAGATAATTGTTTTTTCACCTAAGAGCAGAGAAGCATTTTTACAGTGTGCTACTTGTCTTTGAACAGGAATGTGCAACTGAAACTCAGTATCATTTTTACTGGCAGTTTTCTGAATAGGAATTTTATGTGCTTCTGTAATTTGTGTATCTGAATGTTTGGTTGTCCCTTGCTTACTTGATGAACTTGCTGGACTGTATGCATCAGTTACAATGTCATCATTATTGGCAGATGTCCAAGAAGACTGTTGGCTTGACGGTCGAGTGATGTTAACTACATTTCTGACTGTAATGTCCGGAGCTGTCAAAGAGGTACTGGGAAGAGTTCCTGTTGTTGCTCCTGATTCAGAATTCTTActactcatttttcttctcttattgccAACCCACGTCTGTAAGGATAAAAAATGATattatagaaatgtttttaacaaaaaaaagaaaaaaaaaactttcaatgtGATAAATTGTGTTCTCATTGTCATAGAACTAAAGCCTAtaaatttttcaaacaaaaatatacaataaaagaaaaagtaactgaAGTATAaggtaaaaaaagtaaaaaataaataaagtatatggTCAGACATGTTCAAGAACTTGCACTCAATAACTATCTAAGAACTTTGATAATAGAATTGTATTACTGCTTCTGTCCTCAAAACCCATTCAATTAACCTGTAGCAAGAACCCTAAAAATGTTTACATCCCTTTTGTAGTAAAtccatttctgggaatttatcctaaaaACAATCATATACAAAGTTATATGGAATTATGTccatcatatatttatttataatagtgagaCACTGGAAGGATACTAAAGATACGGTATTTAATGACATTGGAaaatgctcataatattcttaaacaaatatatacttGTAATCTTCATGTTTAACAATGTTATGTGACTATATCACAACTTGGTTAATTTAATATTGCTAGATATTACTgggttatttttagaaatattcacTATTATAAATCATAATGAAGTACATGTCATTGTATATGCATCTTTGTGCTATTGGTCCATTACAATGCTATCCTAGAAGGGAAAGTGTttgatttgttgatattttcaaagtactGTCCAAGAGTTCCGGTTTCCCCACAACCTCATCAACATTTTACATTATCTTTTTGTAGTCTTTACTAGCCTAGGAGTTAATATAAGGTATATAATTgctattttcatttgaatttctatGGTTACTGTATCACTTACCCATTaactttactcatttttatattgggatatttgtctttttaaattgatacaatggaatactgcttggcaatgagaaagaatgaaatctggccacttgcagcaacatggatggaactggagggtgttatgctgagtgaaataagccaggca
The DNA window shown above is from Lynx canadensis isolate LIC74 chromosome X, mLynCan4.pri.v2, whole genome shotgun sequence and carries:
- the HDX gene encoding highly divergent homeobox translates to MNLRSVFTVEQQRILQRYYENGMTNQSKNCFQLILQCAQETKLDFSVVRTWVGNKRRKMSSKNSESGATTGTLPSTSLTAPDITVRNVVNITRPSSQQSSWTSANNDDIVTDAYSPASSSSKQGTTKHSDTQITEAHKIPIQKTASKNDTEFQLHIPVQRQVAHCKNASLLLGEKTIILSRQTSVLNAGNSVYSHTKKNYGSSSMQASEMMVPQKPSMCHRPCKIEPVGIQRSYKPEHMSLASQNLCGQKPPIRDPYCRTQNLEIREVFSLAVSDYPQRILGGNAPQKPSSAEGTCLSIAMETGDADDEYAKEEELALMGAQIPSYSRFYESGRSLGAENQSTVLPGPGRNMPNSQMVNIRDLADNVLYQSRDYHLTPRTSLHSVATTMYSNTNPSRSNFSSHFASSNQLKLSQNQNNYQISGNLTVPWITGCSRKRALQDRTQFSDRDLATLKKYWDNGMTSLGSVCREKIEAVATELNVDCEIVRTWIGNRRRKYRLMGIEVPPPRGGPADFSEQPESGSLSALTSGEEAGPEVGEDNDRNDEVSICLSEGSSQEESNEVPNEARVHKEEDHHAVSADNVKIEIIDDEESDMISNCEVEQVNSLLDYKNEEVRFIENELEIQKQKYFKLQTFVRSLILAMKADDKEQQQALLSDLPPELEEMDFNHASPEPDDTSFSVSSLSEKNASDSL